In a genomic window of Flavobacterium sp. KACC 22761:
- a CDS encoding RagB/SusD family nutrient uptake outer membrane protein: MKRIQIRTFITALFLMLFLGSCSEILDEKPRSIYEPGFFKTEKGVFGGLTSMYAHLRYIYGPAYYYNTLVTGTDEATYAQSADNNFKDMDLSGVGSITATSSRSDGLWGTAFPNINTASGIIENAAAVGTISNALIAEARFFRAFDYFLLVQTFGGVPLDLGAGELKFNTNPVRTSKRNTVTEVYTKAIFPDLLIAVNDLPVAGRVKGGVTKTVARLYLAKAYLTYAWWLQNPNNVPTYPETNRTDPDGHDASWYFQQAYNIAADGIENPGSFSLQNTYYDVNVGTNDRNSEILLYADHTESSEFYNASSLTYSNGAAPENFAGWMMTWNYTNIRSSGVSSVQREAVQPLGRPWTRMCPTINVIKNTFADKTNDSRYDGTFTTVYRGNWNKAGNTSATLNNANGLPVSPGGAILSFLPQDNPAVVYAASTGNIGAGLLPGRADYVINPSGISRIVYPGLWKLGVYRTDNGTGLGQPNAASTRPFNIAKFSELYFIAAEAAVKGAAPRAGKSARELINVIRARAGKWRWDNGGNMAKVADNSAALTAATPAVIDINYILAERSREYYAEGYRWFDLVRTQKWEELAGSYQICGSTYGDHTPVTVTRTIDKHHYLRPIPQGQLDAMVMTTAEKATYQNPGY; this comes from the coding sequence ATGAAACGTATACAAATAAGAACTTTTATAACAGCACTATTTTTGATGCTGTTTTTAGGGTCATGCAGTGAAATTTTGGATGAAAAGCCACGAAGTATTTATGAGCCTGGTTTTTTTAAGACAGAAAAAGGTGTTTTTGGAGGATTGACTTCAATGTATGCGCACTTGCGTTATATTTATGGTCCGGCTTATTATTACAACACATTAGTGACCGGAACAGATGAAGCGACATATGCACAAAGTGCCGACAACAACTTTAAGGATATGGATCTTTCAGGTGTTGGTTCAATAACAGCTACTAGCAGCCGTTCTGACGGATTGTGGGGTACTGCATTTCCAAATATAAATACAGCGAGCGGTATTATTGAAAATGCAGCGGCAGTTGGAACTATTTCAAATGCATTAATTGCCGAAGCTAGGTTTTTCCGCGCTTTTGATTATTTTCTTTTGGTTCAAACTTTTGGAGGTGTACCACTAGATTTAGGTGCAGGAGAGTTGAAATTTAATACAAATCCTGTGAGAACTTCTAAACGCAACACGGTGACTGAAGTTTATACAAAAGCGATTTTCCCTGATTTATTGATTGCTGTAAATGATTTGCCAGTGGCAGGAAGAGTAAAAGGAGGTGTAACTAAAACGGTTGCAAGATTGTATTTGGCAAAAGCATATTTAACTTATGCTTGGTGGCTTCAAAATCCGAATAATGTTCCAACTTATCCTGAAACAAATAGAACAGATCCTGACGGACACGACGCAAGCTGGTATTTTCAACAAGCTTATAATATTGCTGCAGACGGAATTGAAAATCCAGGATCGTTTAGTTTGCAAAACACATATTATGATGTGAATGTAGGTACTAATGATAGAAATAGTGAAATATTATTATATGCAGACCACACAGAGTCAAGCGAATTTTATAATGCAAGTAGTTTGACTTATTCAAATGGTGCAGCGCCAGAAAACTTTGCAGGCTGGATGATGACATGGAATTATACGAACATCAGAAGTTCTGGAGTAAGTTCTGTGCAACGTGAAGCTGTTCAACCTTTAGGACGTCCTTGGACACGTATGTGCCCTACAATCAATGTAATTAAAAACACTTTTGCTGATAAAACAAATGATTCTCGTTACGACGGAACTTTTACAACAGTATATAGAGGAAATTGGAACAAGGCAGGAAATACTTCTGCAACTTTAAATAATGCAAACGGATTGCCTGTAAGTCCAGGTGGAGCTATTTTGTCATTTTTGCCTCAAGATAATCCAGCTGTAGTTTATGCTGCATCAACAGGAAATATTGGTGCCGGCTTATTGCCAGGAAGAGCAGATTATGTTATTAATCCGAGCGGTATCAGCAGAATTGTTTATCCAGGACTTTGGAAATTGGGTGTTTATCGTACAGATAATGGAACGGGCTTAGGACAGCCAAACGCAGCTAGTACACGTCCATTTAATATTGCAAAATTCTCTGAACTTTACTTTATTGCCGCTGAAGCTGCTGTAAAAGGCGCAGCTCCAAGAGCTGGTAAAAGTGCTCGCGAATTAATAAACGTTATTCGCGCACGAGCTGGAAAATGGAGATGGGATAATGGTGGAAATATGGCAAAAGTGGCTGATAATAGCGCAGCCTTGACTGCAGCAACTCCAGCAGTAATCGATATCAATTATATTTTAGCAGAACGTTCTCGTGAATATTATGCAGAAGGATATCGCTGGTTTGATTTAGTTCGTACTCAAAAATGGGAAGAACTTGCTGGTTCATACCAAATTTGTGGTAGTACATATGGTGATCATACGCCTGTAACCGTTACAAGAACTATTGATAAGCATCATTATTTGCGTCCAATCCCACAAGGGCAATTAGATGCTATGGTAATGACAACAGCAGAAAAAGCAACGTATCAAAATCCAGGTTACTAA
- a CDS encoding SusC/RagA family TonB-linked outer membrane protein, translating into MTDFFTIKSKSKLLKCLGFLSLMFLFSVNTVAQNTITGVVSDATGPIPGANVTVKGTKNSVATGFDGNYSIANVPSNGVLVFSFLGLKDKEIPVAGKTKINAVLEENLNNLQEVIVVGYGTQRKEAVTGSVASITGEALREVPSANITQALQGRIAGVEMTQTSSKPGATMQIRIRGTRSLNASNDPLVVLDGIPFAGSLGDINPTDIKSVDILKDASSTAIYGSRGANGVILVTTNKGKKGQKARFTFDNYYGLKSVFARYPMMSGPDFVKLRQTAGIYTNGIDEANDVNTDWQDLFYGTGMVTSNDFGVNGGTENGSYNFGLGHYKDVAVLPGQDYERISLRAAVDQEIGKSFRFGITTNNNYSITNGSNLSMYGVLNSTPIANPYNPDGSLKRIIQMPLDQQWVYTRESVEALGDKWINQTRAFGSYNNIFGEVKIPGVEGLKYRLNVGLNLRMTDGGSYTGEGVFSTTPTTPSTANINHSLTTNWVLENLLTYDRTFAQKHKINVVGLYSSEQTSFNSSSVSARGIPSDAFQFYNLGNATGEITINPNDQNYYKSGLISWMGRAMYSYDNRYMLTATVRSDASSRLAEGHKWHTYPAISAGWNIKGESFMKNVDFIDALKLRVGYGETSNQSINPYATLGRLSTRPYNFGTDYAVGYYVSELPNPNLGWEYSTTWNYGLDFTILKNRLSATAEYYVTDTKDILLGVNLPSTSGVSSYTGNIGQSQNKGIEFSLNGVILDNVGGWTWEAGVNFYSNKNELVALASGQQRDEANWWFVGKPINVIYDYEKIGLWQQGDANLTKYEPGGNPGMIKVKYTGTFNADGTPTRQIGPDDRQILKVDPDFQGGFNTRVAYKNFDLTAVGAFQSGGILISTLYSSSGYLNMLSGRRGNVDVDYWTPENTGAKYPKPGGLSDGDNPKYGSTLGYFDASYLKVRTISLGYNFKNKFLEETGLDKFRIYCTVQNPFVMFSPYHKESGMDPETNSYGDENAAVTTAYKRRLLTLGTNTPATRNFLIGFNLTF; encoded by the coding sequence ATGACTGACTTTTTTACAATTAAAAGCAAATCAAAACTCCTGAAATGCCTGGGGTTTTTATCCTTGATGTTTCTGTTTTCTGTCAACACAGTGGCACAGAATACTATTACAGGAGTTGTATCTGATGCTACTGGACCAATTCCGGGGGCGAATGTTACTGTTAAAGGTACTAAAAACAGTGTCGCGACAGGTTTTGACGGAAATTATTCTATTGCTAATGTTCCTTCTAATGGAGTTTTAGTATTTAGTTTTTTAGGATTAAAAGACAAAGAAATTCCGGTTGCAGGAAAAACTAAGATCAATGCAGTTTTAGAGGAAAACTTAAATAATCTGCAGGAAGTAATTGTTGTAGGATACGGTACACAGCGCAAAGAGGCAGTAACGGGTTCTGTAGCTTCAATTACTGGGGAAGCTTTGAGGGAAGTTCCATCTGCAAATATTACTCAGGCGCTTCAAGGACGAATTGCCGGTGTCGAAATGACGCAGACTTCTTCGAAACCTGGAGCGACCATGCAGATCAGAATTCGTGGTACACGTTCTTTAAATGCAAGCAACGATCCTTTGGTTGTTCTCGACGGAATACCGTTTGCTGGATCTTTGGGAGACATTAATCCGACAGATATTAAAAGTGTAGATATTCTTAAAGATGCATCTTCAACTGCGATTTATGGTTCTCGTGGAGCAAATGGAGTTATTTTGGTCACAACAAATAAAGGAAAAAAGGGACAAAAAGCAAGATTCACATTTGATAATTACTATGGTTTAAAAAGCGTTTTTGCTCGCTACCCAATGATGAGCGGGCCAGATTTTGTAAAACTTCGCCAGACTGCGGGAATCTATACAAATGGTATTGACGAAGCAAATGATGTCAATACAGACTGGCAGGATTTGTTTTATGGAACAGGAATGGTTACCTCAAATGATTTTGGCGTAAATGGAGGAACTGAAAACGGTTCGTATAATTTTGGATTAGGACACTATAAAGATGTAGCTGTACTTCCAGGACAAGATTACGAGCGTATTTCATTACGTGCTGCTGTAGATCAAGAAATTGGAAAATCTTTCCGTTTCGGAATCACAACAAATAATAATTATTCTATTACAAACGGAAGCAATTTATCAATGTATGGTGTTTTAAACAGTACACCAATCGCAAATCCATATAATCCGGATGGATCTTTAAAAAGAATTATCCAAATGCCTTTAGACCAGCAATGGGTTTACACAAGAGAAAGTGTAGAGGCTTTAGGAGATAAATGGATCAATCAAACAAGAGCTTTTGGATCTTACAACAATATATTTGGAGAAGTTAAGATTCCAGGAGTTGAAGGTTTGAAATATCGCCTAAACGTAGGTCTTAATTTGCGTATGACAGATGGTGGAAGTTATACTGGAGAAGGCGTTTTCAGCACAACCCCAACTACACCTTCAACAGCCAATATTAATCATTCACTTACTACAAACTGGGTGCTCGAAAACTTGTTGACGTATGATCGTACTTTTGCACAAAAGCATAAAATTAATGTTGTAGGATTATATTCGTCAGAACAAACTTCTTTCAATAGTTCTTCAGTTTCAGCAAGAGGGATTCCTTCAGATGCTTTTCAATTTTACAATTTAGGAAATGCGACGGGCGAAATCACAATTAATCCAAATGATCAAAACTATTATAAAAGTGGTTTGATTTCTTGGATGGGACGTGCAATGTATTCTTATGACAATCGCTATATGTTGACAGCTACAGTACGTTCTGATGCTTCTTCAAGATTGGCGGAAGGACATAAATGGCATACTTATCCAGCGATTTCTGCTGGTTGGAACATCAAAGGAGAATCGTTCATGAAAAATGTAGATTTCATTGATGCATTAAAACTTCGTGTTGGATACGGAGAAACTTCTAATCAGTCTATCAATCCATACGCAACGCTTGGGCGTTTGAGCACAAGACCTTACAATTTTGGGACAGATTACGCAGTAGGATATTATGTGTCTGAGTTGCCAAACCCAAATTTAGGTTGGGAATATTCGACAACTTGGAATTACGGATTAGATTTTACAATTCTTAAAAACCGTTTATCTGCAACAGCAGAATATTATGTGACAGATACAAAAGATATTCTTTTAGGAGTAAATCTTCCAAGCACTTCTGGTGTAAGCAGCTATACAGGAAATATCGGGCAGTCTCAAAACAAAGGTATTGAGTTTTCATTAAATGGAGTAATTCTTGACAATGTAGGAGGTTGGACTTGGGAAGCAGGAGTGAACTTCTATTCAAATAAAAATGAATTGGTTGCATTGGCTTCAGGACAACAAAGAGACGAAGCGAACTGGTGGTTTGTTGGTAAACCAATCAATGTAATTTATGATTATGAAAAAATCGGACTTTGGCAACAAGGCGATGCCAACTTGACGAAATATGAGCCAGGAGGAAATCCGGGAATGATCAAAGTAAAATACACAGGAACTTTTAATGCAGATGGAACTCCAACAAGACAAATTGGTCCAGACGACAGACAAATTTTAAAAGTAGATCCAGATTTTCAAGGTGGATTCAATACGCGTGTTGCCTACAAAAATTTTGATTTGACTGCAGTAGGAGCTTTCCAAAGTGGTGGAATTTTAATCAGTACGCTATATTCTTCTTCAGGATATCTTAATATGTTAAGCGGTCGTCGTGGAAACGTGGATGTAGATTATTGGACACCAGAAAATACAGGTGCTAAATACCCAAAACCAGGTGGACTTTCAGATGGAGATAATCCAAAATATGGTTCTACTTTAGGATATTTTGATGCTTCTTATTTAAAAGTTCGTACTATTTCATTAGGTTATAATTTCAAAAACAAATTTTTAGAAGAAACAGGCTTAGATAAATTTAGAATTTATTGTACTGTACAAAATCCATTCGTTATGTTCTCGCCATATCATAAAGAGTCGGGTATGGATCCAGAAACAAATTCTTATGGTGATGAAAACGCTGCAGTAACAACTGCTTACAAAAGACGTTTGCTTACCCTTGGAACTAATACTCCAGCTACACGAAACTTCTTGATTGGATTTAACTTAACATTTTAA
- a CDS encoding aldose epimerase family protein — protein sequence MEKLEVITIRNNNALEMKISNFGATVIGLKVKNAKGEIFDVAAGLEKASNYLEAPYSNVKLFLGCSIGRYAGRISGGQFAIDDVVYKIENEDGVHLHGGRNGFFKKFWSVKEVFQNRAVLTYESKHLEEGYPGNLNVEAIFELTPENEVKIIYQAQTDQATPVNLTSHVYMNLNGKDSILDHELQINSDFHLDVDSQLLPTGKLNKSEGTSFDRNKKAKIKREDFKGFDDTFVFNEKRLKASLSSAESGIIMDIYSNQPAMVVYTPEKFPDLPFSNDNQFGTFPAICFEPQNFPDAPNKKHFPNSILKPGETYLNEMIFAFTFG from the coding sequence ATGGAAAAGCTAGAGGTAATTACAATTAGAAATAATAATGCATTGGAAATGAAAATTTCCAATTTTGGCGCTACCGTTATTGGGCTGAAAGTTAAAAATGCAAAAGGAGAAATCTTTGACGTTGCGGCTGGTTTGGAAAAAGCTTCGAATTATCTTGAAGCTCCTTATTCAAATGTGAAACTCTTTTTAGGATGCAGTATCGGAAGATATGCTGGAAGAATTTCTGGTGGTCAATTTGCGATTGATGATGTTGTTTATAAAATCGAAAATGAAGACGGAGTTCATTTGCATGGAGGCAGAAACGGCTTTTTTAAAAAGTTTTGGTCAGTAAAAGAAGTTTTTCAAAACCGCGCCGTTTTGACTTATGAAAGCAAACATCTTGAAGAAGGTTATCCTGGGAATTTGAATGTTGAAGCAATTTTTGAGCTGACGCCTGAAAATGAAGTGAAAATAATATATCAAGCGCAAACGGATCAAGCCACGCCAGTGAATTTGACCAGTCATGTTTATATGAATTTAAACGGAAAAGATTCAATTTTAGATCATGAATTGCAAATTAATAGCGATTTTCATTTAGATGTTGATTCACAATTGCTTCCAACGGGAAAATTGAATAAATCAGAAGGAACTTCTTTTGATCGAAATAAAAAAGCTAAAATAAAAAGAGAAGATTTTAAAGGTTTTGATGATACTTTTGTTTTTAATGAAAAGCGACTAAAGGCATCTTTGTCTTCTGCAGAAAGCGGTATAATTATGGATATATATTCTAATCAGCCAGCAATGGTAGTTTATACTCCAGAAAAATTTCCAGATTTGCCTTTTTCAAATGATAATCAATTTGGAACTTTCCCTGCAATTTGTTTTGAACCTCAAAATTTTCCCGATGCTCCAAATAAAAAACATTTTCCCAATTCAATTTTGAAGCCTGGCGAAACTTATCTAAATGAAATGATTTTTGCTTTTACTTTTGGATAA
- the fsa gene encoding fructose-6-phosphate aldolase yields MKFFIDTANLNDIKEAQALGVLDGVTTNPSLMAKEGITGKANILKHYLDICNIVDGDVSAEVISTDFEGMIKEGEELAALHEQIVVKLPMIADGIKACKYFSDKGIRTNVTLVFSAGQALLAAKAGATYVSPFLGRLDDVSTDGMHLIAEIREIYDNYAFNTQILSASVRHTMHVINCAKVGSDVMTGPLSAIKGLLKHPLTDIGLNQFIDDAKKMNL; encoded by the coding sequence ATGAAATTTTTTATTGACACCGCAAATTTAAACGATATTAAAGAAGCGCAGGCCTTAGGCGTTTTAGACGGCGTAACAACAAATCCGTCGTTAATGGCGAAAGAAGGAATTACTGGAAAAGCTAATATTTTAAAACATTATTTGGATATCTGCAATATTGTGGACGGCGATGTTTCAGCTGAAGTAATTTCAACTGATTTTGAAGGAATGATCAAAGAAGGCGAGGAACTTGCTGCTTTGCATGAGCAGATTGTAGTGAAATTACCAATGATTGCTGACGGAATTAAAGCCTGTAAATATTTTTCGGATAAAGGAATTAGAACGAATGTGACTCTTGTTTTCTCTGCAGGGCAAGCTCTTTTAGCGGCAAAAGCGGGTGCGACTTACGTTTCTCCATTTTTAGGAAGATTGGATGATGTCTCAACTGACGGAATGCATCTTATTGCTGAAATCAGAGAGATTTATGATAATTACGCTTTCAATACTCAAATTCTTTCGGCATCTGTGCGTCACACAATGCACGTAATTAATTGTGCCAAAGTGGGTTCTGATGTTATGACCGGACCGTTGTCGGCAATTAAAGGTTTGCTGAAGCATCCTCTTACTGATATTGGTTTGAACCAATTTATTGATGACGCAAAAAAGATGAATTTATAA
- the xylA gene encoding xylose isomerase, protein MIVLGDKEYYKGIGQIKFEGKESDNPLAFKYYNPDQVVAGKTMRDHFKFAIAYWHTFCGQGSDPFGPGTQNFAWDASSDPYQAAKDKADAAFEFISKMGFDYFCFHDYDLIAEGATFAESEKRLAFITDYLKQKKAESGIKLLWGTSNCFSNPRFMNGAATNPDFNVVARAGGQVKLALDATIALGGENYVFWGGREGYMSLLNTDMGRELDHMAQFLAMSRDYARAQGFKGTFFIEPKPMEPSKHQYDFDSATAIGFLKEYGLDKDFKINIEVNHATLAQHTFQHELEVAAKAGMLGSIDANRGDYQNGWDTDQFPNNIQETTEAMLVFLKAGGLQGGGVNFDAKIRRNSTDLEDVFLAHIGGADTFARALLTADKIISSSPYEKLRKERYSSFDSGKGKDFADGKLGLKDLYTIAHENGELNLQSGKQELFENIINQYI, encoded by the coding sequence ATGATAGTTTTAGGAGATAAAGAATACTACAAAGGTATTGGCCAAATTAAATTTGAAGGAAAAGAATCTGACAATCCGTTGGCATTTAAATATTACAATCCAGACCAAGTTGTAGCTGGAAAAACAATGCGCGATCACTTTAAATTTGCGATTGCTTACTGGCATACTTTCTGCGGACAAGGTAGCGATCCATTCGGACCGGGAACTCAAAATTTTGCATGGGATGCTTCATCGGATCCTTATCAAGCTGCAAAAGACAAGGCAGATGCTGCTTTTGAATTCATCAGCAAAATGGGATTCGATTATTTCTGTTTCCACGATTACGATTTGATTGCTGAAGGAGCAACTTTCGCAGAATCAGAAAAACGTTTGGCTTTTATTACAGATTACTTAAAACAGAAAAAAGCAGAATCTGGAATTAAATTGCTTTGGGGAACTTCAAACTGTTTCTCAAACCCAAGATTCATGAACGGTGCGGCTACAAATCCTGATTTTAATGTAGTGGCAAGAGCTGGAGGACAAGTAAAATTAGCGCTTGATGCAACAATCGCTTTAGGCGGAGAAAACTACGTATTCTGGGGAGGTAGAGAAGGTTATATGTCTTTGCTAAACACAGATATGGGAAGAGAATTAGACCACATGGCGCAATTCTTGGCAATGTCTAGAGACTACGCAAGAGCACAAGGTTTTAAAGGAACTTTCTTTATTGAACCAAAACCAATGGAGCCATCAAAACACCAATACGATTTTGACTCGGCAACTGCAATCGGATTCTTGAAAGAATATGGTTTAGATAAAGATTTCAAAATCAATATCGAGGTAAACCACGCTACATTGGCACAACACACTTTCCAACACGAATTAGAAGTTGCGGCAAAAGCTGGAATGTTAGGAAGTATCGATGCAAATAGAGGAGATTACCAAAACGGATGGGATACAGATCAGTTCCCAAATAACATCCAAGAAACTACTGAAGCTATGTTGGTTTTCTTAAAAGCTGGCGGATTACAAGGCGGTGGAGTTAACTTTGATGCTAAAATCAGAAGAAACTCAACAGACTTAGAAGATGTTTTCTTAGCACACATTGGCGGTGCTGATACTTTTGCAAGAGCTTTATTGACAGCAGATAAAATCATTTCTTCGTCTCCATATGAAAAATTGAGAAAAGAAAGATACAGCTCTTTCGATTCTGGAAAAGGAAAAGATTTTGCTGATGGAAAATTAGGTTTAAAAGATCTTTACACTATCGCTCATGAAAATGGAGAATTAAATCTTCAAAGCGGTAAACAAGAATTGTTTGAAAACATCATCAATCAATATATTTAA
- a CDS encoding FGGY-family carbohydrate kinase — protein sequence MYYIGYDIGSSSVKAALVEAETGKKVIVLNEPQNEMEILSIHPDWAEQDPEIWWQHICTATKRAIKEANVDASNIQGIGISYQMHGLVIVDEAGNALRNSIIWCDSRAVEIGNKAFAEIGEEKCMSHLLNSPGNFTASKLKWVKENEPAIYNKIAKYMLPGDYIALKMTGEVTTTKNGLSEGMLWDYKENKVADWLLEYYGIDTGLTPKIVENFTNQGVVTEKAATESGLPAGIPIVYRAGDQPNNALSLNVLNPGEVAATGGTSGVFYAVSEMSSGKSTRVNNFVHVNYELETPRVGKLLNINGAGIQYRWLRNNMGNESYEVMNEKASNIEIGSEGVVVIPFGNGAERMFNNKTIGTHFLNLNLNIHNSAHLFRASLEGIAFSFVYGMECLKEDNATINVIRAGNDNLFRSEIFSNTVATLIGHEIEIYNTTGAVGAARAVGLKDGDYSKFGANVSDNDHVMTFLPLHNKEPYETAYKKWKQELELILTNK from the coding sequence ATGTATTATATCGGTTATGATATTGGAAGTTCTTCTGTCAAGGCAGCCTTGGTAGAAGCAGAAACGGGTAAAAAAGTGATCGTTTTGAATGAACCTCAGAACGAAATGGAAATCCTTTCAATTCACCCAGACTGGGCTGAACAAGATCCTGAAATCTGGTGGCAGCACATTTGTACGGCAACAAAAAGAGCGATTAAAGAAGCAAACGTTGACGCGTCTAACATTCAAGGAATTGGTATTTCGTACCAAATGCACGGATTGGTGATTGTGGATGAAGCTGGAAATGCGCTTCGAAATTCCATTATTTGGTGTGACAGCCGTGCGGTTGAAATTGGAAACAAGGCTTTCGCCGAAATTGGAGAAGAGAAATGTATGTCGCATTTATTGAATTCGCCTGGGAATTTCACGGCTTCGAAACTGAAATGGGTTAAAGAAAATGAACCTGCGATTTACAATAAAATCGCTAAATACATGCTTCCGGGAGATTACATCGCTTTGAAAATGACAGGCGAAGTAACGACGACCAAAAATGGTTTGTCTGAAGGAATGCTTTGGGATTACAAAGAAAATAAAGTAGCCGATTGGCTTTTAGAATATTACGGAATTGATACAGGGTTGACTCCGAAAATCGTAGAAAACTTTACGAATCAAGGAGTTGTTACTGAAAAAGCGGCTACAGAATCAGGTCTTCCTGCTGGAATTCCGATTGTTTATAGAGCGGGAGATCAACCTAATAATGCTTTGTCATTAAATGTTTTGAATCCGGGAGAAGTGGCGGCTACGGGCGGAACTTCAGGAGTTTTTTATGCCGTTAGCGAAATGTCTTCTGGAAAGAGCACAAGAGTAAACAATTTTGTTCACGTAAATTACGAATTAGAAACGCCTAGAGTAGGTAAGCTTTTGAATATTAACGGAGCGGGAATTCAATACAGATGGTTGCGTAATAATATGGGCAACGAAAGTTACGAAGTAATGAATGAAAAAGCTTCAAATATTGAAATTGGATCAGAAGGCGTTGTGGTGATTCCGTTTGGAAATGGTGCTGAGCGTATGTTCAACAATAAAACAATCGGAACTCACTTTTTAAACCTCAACTTAAATATTCATAACAGCGCGCATTTGTTTAGAGCTTCTCTTGAAGGAATTGCATTTTCATTTGTGTACGGAATGGAATGTTTGAAAGAGGATAATGCAACAATCAATGTCATTAGAGCCGGAAATGATAACCTTTTCCGCTCCGAGATTTTCTCCAATACTGTGGCGACTTTAATTGGCCACGAAATTGAGATTTACAATACGACAGGAGCAGTTGGCGCAGCGAGAGCGGTTGGCTTAAAAGATGGCGATTACAGCAAATTTGGAGCTAATGTTAGTGACAACGATCACGTAATGACGTTTTTGCCGTTGCACAACAAGGAGCCTTATGAGACGGCTTATAAAAAATGGAAACAAGAATTAGAATTAATATTAACAAATAAATAA
- a CDS encoding GntR family transcriptional regulator, whose amino-acid sequence MLKEEEKFEFIMNHESDIPKYQQLVDGITNAIAENILQKGDLLPSVNVICKTYQLSRDTVFKAYSILKDQNVIDSVPNKGYYVAGETRKVLLVLDTFKAYKEVLYHSFVNNLADNVITDVQFHHYNIDVFKTIINNGIGKYYKYVVMNFDHQDIAPALSAISKDKLLLIDWNIQADKTNNYIFQDFGKAFYESLTEAVDLFKKYKKIQFVYPDFTNHPWETVEYFKKFCADFSFKYDIITDPKKFNIEKGIAYISVSDRILGYFLEQCKEKDYEPGKDVGFLSYNETPMKKFIYKGISVVSTDFKEIGTKAAAFITHDEETKCYVPTKLIIRESL is encoded by the coding sequence ATGCTAAAAGAAGAAGAAAAATTTGAGTTTATAATGAATCACGAAAGTGATATTCCGAAGTATCAGCAATTGGTTGACGGAATTACAAACGCCATTGCGGAGAATATTTTACAAAAGGGAGATTTGCTTCCGTCTGTGAATGTAATTTGCAAAACATACCAGCTTTCGAGAGACACAGTTTTTAAAGCATATTCGATTTTAAAAGATCAAAATGTAATTGATTCTGTGCCTAATAAAGGATATTATGTAGCGGGAGAAACGAGAAAAGTGCTTTTGGTTTTGGATACGTTTAAGGCTTATAAAGAGGTTTTGTATCATTCGTTTGTAAATAATCTGGCGGATAATGTGATTACAGATGTGCAGTTTCACCATTATAATATTGATGTTTTTAAAACGATCATTAATAACGGAATCGGGAAGTATTACAAGTATGTGGTGATGAATTTTGATCATCAGGATATTGCTCCAGCATTGTCGGCAATTTCAAAAGACAAATTGCTTTTGATCGACTGGAATATTCAGGCCGATAAAACGAACAATTACATTTTTCAGGATTTTGGAAAGGCGTTTTATGAGTCTTTGACAGAGGCGGTGGATTTGTTTAAAAAGTATAAAAAGATACAGTTTGTGTATCCAGATTTTACGAATCATCCGTGGGAAACGGTAGAATATTTTAAGAAATTCTGTGCCGATTTTAGTTTTAAATACGACATTATTACAGATCCTAAAAAGTTCAATATCGAAAAAGGAATAGCCTACATCAGTGTTAGTGATAGGATTTTGGGGTACTTTTTAGAGCAATGCAAAGAGAAAGATTACGAACCGGGAAAAGACGTTGGCTTTTTATCGTACAACGAAACCCCGATGAAGAAGTTTATATACAAAGGAATTTCGGTTGTTTCAACTGATTTTAAAGAAATAGGAACCAAAGCAGCGGCATTTATTACGCATGACGAAGAAACGAAATGTTATGTGCCGACAAAATTAATAATTAGAGAATCATTGTAA